In Lycium ferocissimum isolate CSIRO_LF1 chromosome 3, AGI_CSIRO_Lferr_CH_V1, whole genome shotgun sequence, the genomic window AATTGAAAACAATGTGGTTGTTTTTGCAGGAATTTGTATTGTGTGTTGCAATTGAGGGAAGGGGGAATTCATCCTATGTGAAGCCGAGGGGATAAATACATTAAACATTTTATCGGAGAGGGAGGGATTGAGAGCTTGTTGTACAGGATTAATCGTCTTTCGGTTTGTGAAATTTGtgtttttttcactttcttttgtatttgtatttgagGTTTGACGATTGATTGGATGTGCATTAGAATATGGATTCTCAAAATTCGGGCCCGACGACCAGCCAGGTCAACTGTTGTGATTGCGGGTGCAGCAGTTGTTCTGGGATGAACAGGTCCTATTCAGGGACTTGGCTCCGATCTGTGAAGCGAAAATTCGATGAATATAATGAGAATAAGTTTATGATCCCAGGCTTTGTCTTACCTCTAAATGCTCGTATTGAAATCGAAAATGAATGTACAGCACTTAGGGAAATGGTAAGTAAGCAACAACACTCAATTCAGGATTTAAGTGCTGAGTtggaggaagaaagaaatgcatcATCCTCGGCGGCCAACGAGGCAATGTCAATGATTTTGAGGTTGCAAGGAGAAAAGGCAGAGGTTCAGATGGAATTTAAACAATTCAAGAGGTACACTGAGGAGAAAACGGCGCATGATCAGCAGGAGATTATGGCATTGGAGGATTTGTTATACAAGAGGGAGCAAACAATTCAATCATTGACTTGTGAGGTGCAAATGTATAAGCATAGAATGATGAGTTATGGGCTAACAGAATCTGAGGCTGATGGTGATTGTGAGACAGAAAAGGGCCGTTTTAGTCGGAACAATAGTATGTCCGAGACTATCAATGGGCAATTCGACGCTCCTCCATTTGATTACCCTCCGTTGAAATGCACTATTAATGAGAATCAAGTATACACAGAGTTTGATAATGAGACTGTTGATGTTGAGAAATATGCATTTGAAGAGACCCCACGTTCATGCGACCAATTGCGCGATTTGGAGCATAGGATCAATCAGTTGGAGAGGACACCAAGAAGCACTGATGGGGAtcttttcaagaacaacatacttgaaaaagtgatagttggTCATTCCCCAAGGAGGAATAGACATCTTAGAAAATTTTCAACTGATAGTGTAGGATCTCCCTTTATtacaaataaagaaattaactCAGATTTCATCTCAGATTCTCCAAGGTTTGGTGGAAGTATTAGAAAAACAGAGTATTCACAAACAGAAGAGCGTT contains:
- the LOC132049388 gene encoding myosin-binding protein 7-like, producing the protein MDSQNSGPTTSQVNCCDCGCSSCSGMNRSYSGTWLRSVKRKFDEYNENKFMIPGFVLPLNARIEIENECTALREMVSKQQHSIQDLSAELEEERNASSSAANEAMSMILRLQGEKAEVQMEFKQFKRYTEEKTAHDQQEIMALEDLLYKREQTIQSLTCEVQMYKHRMMSYGLTESEADGDCETEKGRFSRNNSMSETINGQFDAPPFDYPPLKCTINENQVYTEFDNETVDVEKYAFEETPRSCDQLRDLEHRINQLERTPRSTDGDLFKNNILEKVIVGHSPRRNRHLRKFSTDSVGSPFITNKEINSDFISDSPRFGGSIRKTEYSQTEERSNLRKVDNSSEIGDDMSDRVYTIDSVHQGAGYNGVSELKASAAMTDDYTPRDSVNHTDFGDPEVTKLYFRLQALEADRESMRQAMIAMRTDKAQVILLKEIAQQLCKEMSPAVRKPAKKPSLIGSFSFLSVFKWITCFVLWRRKARRCKYTFGTSTNNAGLLMLLDKGPRVGQWRCLMSTQV